In Triticum aestivum cultivar Chinese Spring chromosome 5B, IWGSC CS RefSeq v2.1, whole genome shotgun sequence, the following proteins share a genomic window:
- the LOC123112887 gene encoding beta-galactosidase 12 produces MTAAAALVLAVAVAAALLAGAAEATRPKWNLTKKGTTVTYDRYSLMIDGRRELFFSGAIHYPRSTPQMWPRLLKTAKEGGLNTIETYVFWNAHEPEPGKYNFEGRNDMIKFLKLVQSFGMYAIVRIGPFIQGEWNHGALPYWLREIPHIIFRANNEPYKREMEKFVRFIVQMLKDENMFASQGGHVILAQIENEYGNIKKDHITEGDKYLEWAGEMAISTNIGVPWIMCKQSTAPGVVIPTCNGRHCGDTWIMKDENKPRLWTENWTAQFRAFGNDLAQRSAEDIAYSVLRFFAKGGTLVNYYMYYGGTNFGRTGASYVLTGYYDEGPIDEYGMPKAPKYGHLRDLHNVIKSYSRAFLEGKQSFELLGVGYEARNFEIPEEKLCLAFLSNNNTGEDGTVVFRGEKYYIPSRSVSLLADCKHVVYNTKRVFVQHSERSFHKAEKATKNNVWEMFSEVIPRYKQTNIRNKEPLEQYNQTKDQSDYLWYTTSFRLEADDLPIRGDIRPVLAVKSNSHALVAFVNDAFAGNGHGTKKEKGFTFDRPINLRLGVNHVAILSSSMGMKDSGGELVELKGGIQDCTIQGLNTGTLDLQVNGWGHKAKLEGEAKEIYTEKGMGAVKWVPAVSGQAVTWYKRYFDEPDGDDPVVLDMTSMCKGMIYVNGEGMGRYWTSFITPGKVASQAVYHIPRPFLKSKNNLLVVFEEELGKPEGILIQTVRRDDICVFISEHNPAQIKPWDEHGGQIKLIAEDHNTRGFLNCPPKKTIQEVVFASFGNPVGSCANFTTGTCHTPNAKDIVEKECLGKKGCVLPVLHTFYGADINCPTTMATLAVQVRCHKKGDPE; encoded by the exons ATGACCGCCGCCGCGGCGCTCGTtctggccgtggccgtggccgccgCGCTCCTCGCGGGCGCGGCGGAGGCGACCAGGCCCAAGTGGAACTTGACGAAGAAGGGGACGACCGTCACCTACGACAGGTACTCCCTCATGATCGATGGCAGGCGGGAgctcttcttctccggcgccaTCCACTACCCGCGCAGCACCCCGCAGATGTGGCCCAGGCTGCTCAAGACCGCCAAGGAAGGCGGCCTCAACACCATCGAGACCTACGTCTTCTGGAACGCCCACGAGCCCGAGCCCGGCAAG TACAATTTCGAAGGCAGGAACGACatgatcaagttcctcaagctggTCCAGAGCTTCGGCATGTACGCCATCGTGCGCATCGGCCCATTCATCCAGGGAGAATGGAATCACGG TGCATTGCCCTATTGGCTCAGGGAGATTCCACACATAATATTCCGCGCCAACAACGAGCCTTACAAG AGAGAAATGGAGAAGTTTGTGAGATTCATAGTGCAAATGTTGAAGGATGAGAATATGTTCGCATCTCAAGGAGGGCACGTTATTCTAGCCCAG ATCGAGAATGAGTATGGAAATATTAAAAAGGATCATATAACTGAAGGTGACAAGTACCTTGAATGGGCTGGTGAAATGGCCATTAGCACCAACATTGGAGTCCCATGGATAATGTGCAAGCAATCTACGGCTCCTGGTGTAGTG ATTCCTACCTGCAACGGAAGGCACTGTGGGGACACATGGATAATGAAAGACGAAAATAAACCCCGCCTTTGGACTGAGAACTGGACTGCACA GTTCAGAGCATTCGGTAATGATTTAGCTCAGCGTTCAGCAGAGGACATTGCATATTCCGTGTTACGTTTTTTTGCCAAGGGTGGGACATTGGTAAATTACTACATG TATTATGGTGGAACAAATTTTGGAAGGACGGGTGCTTCCTATGTGTTGACTGGATATTATGATGAAGGTCCCATTGATGAATACG GTATGCCGAAGGCGCCCAAATATGGGCATCTCAGGGACCTGCACAATGTAATCAAGTCATACAGCAGAGCTTTCCTTGAGGGGAAACAATCATTCGAGCTATTGGGTGTGGGGTATGAG GCACGCAACTTCGAGATTCCTGAGGAAAAGCTATGCTTGGCTTTCCTCTCCAACAACAATACAGGGGAGGATGGAACTGTGGTTTTCCGAGGGGAGAAGTACTACATTCCGAGCCGCTCAGTTTCCCTCCTTGCAGACTGCAAGCATGTGGTGTACAACACAAAGAGA GTGTTTGTTCAACATAGTGAAAGGTCATTCCATAAAGCCGAGAAGGCGACCAAGAACAATGTTTGGGAGATGTTCTCAGAGGTGATTCCGAGGTATAAACAAACTAATATCAGGAACAAGGAACCCTTGGAGCAGTATAACCAGACCAAAGACCAAAGTGACTATTTGTGGTACACTACAAG CTTTCGCTTGGAGGCAGATGATTTGCCCATCAGGGGTGACATCCGGCCTGTGCTTGCAGTCAAAAGCAATTCACATGCATTGGTAGCATTTGTCAATGATGCCTTTGCAG GGAATGGTCATGGAACCAAGAAAGAGAAGGGTTTCACGTTTGACAGACCCATTAATCTAAGATTAGGTGTCAACCATGTCGCGATACTGTCATCATCCATGGGAATGAAG GACAGTGGTGGTGAACTCGTTGAACTAAAGGGTGGCATTCAGGATTGCACAATACAGGGACTCAACACGGGAACCTTAGATTTGCAAGTCAATGGCTGGGGCCATAAG GCCAAATTGGAGGGTGAGGCGAAGGAGATTTACACGGAGAAAGGCATGGGCGCTGTTAAGTGGGTACCGGCCGTGAGTGGACAGGCTGTCACCTGGTACAAG AGGTACTTTGACGAGCCAGACGGGGACGATCCTGTTGTCCTTGACATGACTTCTATGTGCAAGGGTATGATATACGTGAACGGTGAAGGCATGGGTCGCTACTGGACGTCATTCATAACTCCTGGCAAAGTCGCTTCCCAGGCAGT GTACCATATTCCACGGCCATTTTTGAAATCCAAGAACAACCTATTGGTTGTATTTGAGGAGGAGCTTGGCAAGCCGGAAGGCATACTCATCCAGACAGTGAGGAGAGATGACATCTGCGTGTTCATCTCGGAGCACAACCCTGCGCAGATAAAGCCATGGGACGAGCATGGAGGCCAGATCAAGCTCATAGCCGAAGACCACAACACTCGGGGATTCTTGAACTGCCCCCCGAAGAAGACCATCCAGGAGGTAGTCTTTGCCAGCTTCGGCAACCCGGTGGGGTCATGCGCCAACTTCACTACAGGCACCTGCCACACTCCCAATGCGAAGGATATCGTCGAGAAG GAATGCCTCGGCAAGAAGGGGTGCGTGCTGCCAGTGCTGCACACGTTTTACGGTGCGGACATCAACTGCCCCACGACGATGGCCACACTGGCGGTGCAAGTGAGGTGCCACAAAAAGGGCGATCCAGAATAA
- the LOC123116699 gene encoding protein MCM10 homolog, with protein sequence MADAGDDLDLLLSLDEDGDQAVLETPPSSPSRPAASAAAGYGAFTPPRAVARPGGTDMSVFRDAVKDYIEAVPASTSGSGPSRPKLPKSSQTLVDTYSGLRIKHMAVSPLEIANRFADIRFVRISAFKSLAGGDFFSGCWATAGVVLDKGTKRVSAQGKDYSIWKMGALDDSEVSVFLFGDAHTHYSGGAVGDVFALFNGNVRMDKGGQGFSVSVGSVGQMIKMGISADFSICKGTRKDGMACTMATNKRKGPYCKYHCSNTSSQKYSTGRVELKGGNFQFASKLRSNGIYMVKPPSERSDPRNPTRPLKLMSVDGLKRALSNADKVTTKNNSQGIRFLSHVTGGTEPNLVSNSTSTVVQKPMSTWSTLSEKLSSGRRPASSGAKVGAPKPASQKQEQEAKRRKVNNPSGNTIELDIGSSDDDEINIVLRR encoded by the exons ATGGCGGACGCCGGCGACGACCTGGACCTGCTCCTGTCGCTGGACGAGGACGGCGACCAGGCCGTCCTCGAGACCCCTCcgtcctccccctcgcgccccgccgcctccgccgccgctggctACGGCGCCTTCACGCCCCCGAGGGCCGTGGCGCGCCCGGGCGGCACCGACATGTCCGTCTTCCGCGACGCCGTCAAGGACTACATCGAGGCCGTCCCGGCCTCCACCTCCGGCTCGGGCCCCAGCCGCCCCAAGCTCCCCAAATCCAGCCAAACCCTCGTCGATACCTACTCCGGCCTCCGCATCAAGCACATGGCCGTCTCGCCGCTCGAGATCGCCAACCGCTTCGCCGACATCCGATTCGTCCGCATCTCCGCGTTCAA GAGCCTGGCCGGCGGGGACTTCTTCTCGGGCTGCTGGGCGACCGCCGGCGTGGTGCTGGACAAGGGCACGAAGCGGGTGAGCGCGCAGGGGAAGGACTACAGCATCTGGAAGATGGGCGCGCTGGACGACTCCGAGGTGTCGGTGTTCCTCTTCGGGGACGCCCACACCCACTACTCCGGCGGCGCCGTCGGCGACGTCTTCGCGCTGTTCAACGGCAACGTCCGCATGGACAAGGGG GGGCAAGGGTTCTCGGTGAGCGTTGGCTCAGTGGGGCAGATGATTAAGATGGGTATCTCGGCGGATTTCAGCATCTGCAAAGGGACGAGGAAAGATGGGATGGCCTGCACCATGGCCACAAACAA GCGCAAGGGACCATACTGCAAATATCATTGTTCG AACACATCATCACAGAAGTACTCTACTGGCAGAGTGGAGCTTAAGGGTGG AAACTTCCAGTTTGCTTCCAAACTTCGTTCCAATGGGATTTACATGGTCAAGCCTCCCTCAGAGCGTTCCGATCCAAGAAATCCAACACGTCCACTGAAACTAATGTCAGTCGATGGGTTAAAAAGGGCTTTAAG TAATGCAGATAAAGTGACCACTAAGAACAACTCTCAGGGTATAAGGTTCCTCTCCCATGTCACAG GCGGCACGGAACCGAATCTCGTGAGCAACAGTACTTCGACAGTTGTACAGAAGCCGATGTCGACCTGGAGCACCCTCTCGGAGAAGCTGAGCTCAGGCAGAAG GCCGGCATCTTCTGGCGCCAAGGTAGGAGCGCCCAAACCGGCCTCGCAGAAGCAGGAACAAGAGGCCAAGAGGAGAAAGGTGAACAACCCTTCGGGGAACACGATCGAGCTGGACATAGGCAGCTCGGACGACGACGAGATCAACATAGTGCTGCGACGCTAG